CGAGATGAGCAAGAAGAATGGGAGTATGAGTATTCCACCACCGAGACCGAGGTGCGCATACACTCCAACCTACCAATATCTTCCTGGCGTTGACGTTCTCTAGACCTACTACTTGACGCTCGAGCTTTCATATCCCGAATTCAAAGACAGACAATCCAGGGCACCTCACCACAGCCGGGGAGGGTACTACAAGAACTGGCTAGACCATAACCCTAGCCAGATGAAGGGCATCAGTGGCCGGGATAATCAAGCAGATAACGACGATGATAACGACAACGAGCCACTACCAGAGCCtgaggccgacgacgacgaaccCGAGATCGATCCCGAGCTCAACAATGACAACAACGATGACAacgacaagggcaagggcgtGGATGCGCGAGACGCGAGGGGGGAGGACGGCGACAAGAACCAGGACGATACAGAAGATATCCAAATACTGGAGCTTCACTCCCAAAACCCCGTCATAGCTTACAAAGGCCGCGTTTTCGAGGGACAATGGGCCGAAATCATCGGCACAGAGGCCATCTTTGCAGCACGCGACAACGAGAACCCATTGCCTGCTCTACGCCGCCTGGATGGAAATATCGACTTTCTTGGCGCCTGCGCGTCTAGAATTACTACGACCGAAAACTTGGTGAAGCCAAAGATCTCTAGGGAAGACCCTTTGGCGGCTATCCGAGAGGAGTGGAACATTCGAATCCCGGTCGGCAAGGATAGATCAGGAGAACGAGCTCAGCAGACGCGGTTCTTGGAGAATTTGATTGCGCTGAAGAAACAAAAGGGCGAAACAGACCAGGTCACAGTATGGGCAaaggatggcgagggcaAGGATTTCAAGGACAACCGAGACCCTGATTACAAGCCTCGgcgaaggaggaggatgttCAACGAAGACGGAGAGGAGGTTATCCCAAAGCGCGAGCGCCGACGCGGAACCGGACGAAAAATTGGGCGACCAAGGGGTCGTGGTCGCGGACGTAGAGCAACATCTACCGCAGCACCAACATCAACGAGGGGGGATCTCGACAGCTCCGCACAAGAAGGGGCTCTATCGACGCCAACGCCCAGCCGATGGAACGATCTTTTTGAGAGGGAGGATGACGGTATGGACAATGACGAGGACAATGACAACCCAAGTGAgacggacgacgacgacgacggtgacATGTCAATGGCAGATTAGGCGGACAGGATGCGACCAATGCCGAGATCTCAAAGTGATACCCGATCACGATTTAGACCAACTCGTGATTGAGTTGAGGGCTTTTTGAAAGGCCATGGTTGAGCAGCGGAAGCGGAGATACGGACATGATTTTCTCTACCGGCGCATGATTATGATACCCGTGGCGCAACATGCGCCTACAATGGATATGGATGAAATCGCCATTGTGACTTGTGCGTGCTGACTTGGTTGTGATTTGAGTGTTAGATTTCGTATTGGATGTGTACTGGACTTCCGCGGGCTGGACTATTGCGGCGTACAACAGGGCGATGCAATACGGCGGCGCGAATGGCAATGG
This region of Fusarium falciforme chromosome 5, complete sequence genomic DNA includes:
- a CDS encoding TFIIIC-sub6 domain-containing protein gives rise to the protein MASSLDETILADTPAVLTIQDQLERDEQEEWEYEYSTTETETYYLTLELSYPEFKDRQSRAPHHSRGGYYKNWLDHNPSQMKGISGRDNQADNDDDNDNEPLPEPEADDDEPEIDPELNNDNNDDNDKGKGVDARDARGEDGDKNQDDTEDIQILELHSQNPVIAYKGRVFEGQWAEIIGTEAIFAARDNENPLPALRRLDGNIDFLGACASRITTTENLVKPKISREDPLAAIREEWNIRIPVGKDRSGERAQQTRFLENLIALKKQKGETDQVTVWAKDGEGKDFKDNRDPDYKPRRRRRMFNEDGEEVIPKRERRRGTGRKIGRPRGRGRGRRATSTAAPTSTRGDLDSSAQEGALSTPTPSRWNDLFEREDDGMDNDEDNDNPSETDDDDDGDMSMAD